The genome window TTGCATCGTTTTGTTatgaaaaacataaacatatgtTGACTTCTCTCCATAAAAAAAGAAGTGGATTGCCTGTACCTGTGTGTTTGTATAGATGGTCAATAAAAGTGGGAACATGTGGCCGCCCTATTGATAAGAAAATAGTTCTCAGCACACCTCTGGTGCAATTCATCATACAGGCTATTAATGTCCAATGTCACCAACAACATCTATTGCTGCTGCGCCCTGCTTGTATTGACGTTTGTTAAAGCTTGGTTTAACCAATCCCATTTTATAGAATTTTTCGATAGTACTTGATCGTATGCAAACTAGAGTAGTCCATTAGCAACAAATGAGACATAAAAAGAACCATTagtaataaaatgaatagtCAAGAGACGTGGAGTGGTGTAGAAATAAAGCCTACCCAGTAGTGTCTTCGGGACAGAAGGAATAATTTTGCAAGATAGTTAAGAAGATAACCCTTTCACAGAAGCATCCTTCACAAGCCATTATGGCTGACAGCCTATTACATTTCAGATTGAGGAGCTGAAATGATTAAGAACATTGTACTGTGTTGCCATGACAGCGTGCATTTTTTCATCCttagagtgtaatcactatagTTTCAATGATGTACAATCAAACCAGATGATAATAAGCAGTGGAGACATGGAGATATTGGGTTTGGAGGGATGTTTCCATGGCAACTGAAATAATAATCCTCATgattgatgttttctttttcgTTTTCCCTTTTGTATGGCTGTAAGATTCAAAGCCCatgttttttcccttttttctcCTCCACAGTAGCTTCATATAGTTTATTAGTCTGTCAGAATAGTTTATGAGATGTTGTTGCAAAGGAAATAACCAAGTTCTCTTGCTTAATAACATGCCACATTTTCTGTTTACATACTCTTTGGgtataaaacaaacatcaatGGATTCATCTTTCTCAAACACATTTTCCAGTTGCATTCTGGGTAAACAATTTTGCTGTCTATTAGCATCCAGGTCACACGTAAATGTCATGGAGATAGGGCTTTTGGGCAgaaatgaaaataacacataCAAAATGACTTGCCACTATTTGCTCATGAAATATGTTAAAAGTGTGACACCCAATTACTCGGGCAATAATTCTGCAGCCTGTTATTCTTTTCGAATAAAAATCCACATTTCTTTTCATAATGAAAATCCAATCAACTTGAAATCACCTTAGATGGTGAATAAGAGGTAGAATTAGGTATGAAGCTCTGTATACTTGTACGTAGTAGTAATTAAATGGACATGTTTTGTGAAGTGTGAGAAGTAATATGTTAAAGAACAGATGGTCTTTAAGTATAAAATCAAGCAGCACACTAACACGCATAATGCAACACACATgggctttaatttttttttcaattcaattttatttatatagcgcttttcacaatttggtaattgtatcaaagcagctttacattaatagaagcagtgaaaagcacagaaaatcgacagatagcacaacataatacacgatagcacagccagctaaatttgctgcggctatgaatcaacattataagcgaacgtattactaatgtaacatatagaagttaagcccaagaaggctgccccccccggttgaaaaaccccctaggagaaaaaaacccagactttttagccggggaagtaaaaaaagtcctaggaggggaaaacccttgggatatatatatatacattgaaacggataaggagattaagaaGATCAGAGGtatgccgactttcacatttaccacAACTGGATCTGTtcgtctcattgtcctcgggatagaggacgagacagggagagagaaacaaaatcttataagcgtaggggccgttcacatgtaaagcAAGtatcacacagtgatgtggtttaagtcagctcggttcgggacaggctaactattgctggttaagtgtattacatatagttgatgattttagaaaatttgtggGCCCAGGGCGAGTCTATGTATGGGGCCCCCCATAtaatctttaaaacagaaactCATTTGACTAAGGCTTTAAGCACCGgctacattttaatattttaccgAAATCAAGCTCAAATGGAGTTGCAATGTTTTTAACCAACAAATAAGACATAATGTATTTTGTCCATCatttgggtgaagcggtcatagccgtgttttatcgtgaataaagcacagctatcgaccaatcagaatcaagtattgGAACTAACCCTTTTATAAATGAAATATGTGTAACTGCAACACCAAAATACATTATGATAAGAAATCAAAACCATTGTTATGTTTATTGTGTCATTCACTATAACAGCAAGTGACTTTACCTTATCCCATTATGCGACCCACTAACCACACAAGTGACAAAAAAGATGAAATTTGGAAACACAGGGATTCCGACCAGCTGTGATGATATGCTATACCGTCCATCAACAACATAAAAAGAGAAGAGTCAAACAAAAATAGTATAGGCTTCATATGTTATAAGATGTCTTTCCAGGAAAATGGCAAAAGGCAAACTTACTAACACATCTGCTACGTCTCATCTTTGTAAAGTACAAAAACTAAACCTATTAGTTTTTGCACACAGTGGAACAGTTTAAGCTTTATAAACAACAGTATgtaatcaaaatattcagtCACAATGGCTTATGGATATACCTTACAATATTTTGTACTGAAgattttaaagtgcacctatttccaGTAGCGCCACTGCAGAACACaacatccagggggcggggttggatccagatccagggggcggggttaGATTAAGATCCAGTCTTTGCTTACAGCCATTAGGAAACAGGTTTCCCTCGtagatggttttatttttttttaaatgtgctaatGAAAGATTTCAAATTAATTCGTGTTTTTATATGTACTCGTATAGGAACAGCCATGTAATAAatgggataatgtacagccaAGTGGGTCGCAAATAAATCCTTCCCCTTACCTTCCCTTACGCCTATACTTTCTAAATGATGAATCTTTCTTGACTATATTATTAATCAATCGTAGACTTAACCTGATAATAGCAAATGCTGGCATCCACAGGTTGCAACTATTGCGGGCTGCAACAACGCAAAAATACTGCTTCATTTGGcggaacaaagtatataaagtgggaggagttggaTCTATCCAACCTCGCCCCCTAGATGtcgtgttctgcagtgaggaCCATCTCCCTATTTCAtcgctaaaaacaacattattttgtgtatttggtataatacaatgtggtTGCGTGGTTTatgttattttccacataccgtacatttttgtagctccagatttcactctcttcctgaaacacactgATTTGAAAACCTcggtctctgattggccagctaatctgtatgttgtgattagcctgaatacctctgaagtCAGTCGGatatgtgacgctccttaccatgtttgaaagattcggtcacattgcaatgctaacaggagttaacttacaggctgtgaatcagatcaggaggaattatgataatgtcgttcttgtctacatcaccaatcccaggaagtaaactgttgcatgtgtgtttgttgtagtccaagaaaagagatttctcgctggagatgataacttgtgtcatcgtttactttggggtttgtaccttttgcattgttaatgtactaatacacacttacacaccaaaggaaatgtaaaattgtgattcggaccataggtgctctttaagtaaTCAAAGTGTCTCCTTTTTGGCTCCAAAGTGCAATATAACAAGTAATGTTTAGTCATGATACGTAATTGAGTACGTAAAGACAAGTTTAGGGTTTAGAGTGTCTTATGGTATTATtagtaattttttattattaattgttgttttttgtatatGCTGTTTCTGGaatatgtttacatatttttgtGGGGGCCATAGAACACATACACCACATTTCTGCATTCCACAGACATGAGGCAATTGGTTCTCTCAACCCTGTATATGGATCACATGAAGAGTTTATTTGGGCCTGAAAAACtcctttaaacatttataacCAAATGCAAGAAAACACATTGCggcatgcattgaaaaataaGAAGCATCTTCAACGTGGTTTAAACAACTAAAAGCATTCCTCAcccaaaaaaacatgaaattatcaaagaccttcttcatcatttaaaaaaggcatttcaaaaatatttgttaaacgTAAAGTTCCTAATAttagatattttaaatgcaattcCCTAACCTTACCTTGAAATAGCTATATCTGAGGTTGAAGAAGATTTTTTAAGTGAATTATCGATAATGTTTTAGCACGCTGTATAAATCACTGTaaatacaaaaaagaaaataatttttggaaGAATAACTTAAATTTGAGAtttacacactgaaaaaaatgattcattgaatttaatcaatttttttaaggtaagtggttgcaatcaatctaatcttttttgtttaaatgtagcttaaataaattgattgcaaccacttaccttaaaaatattgactaaattcaatgaatcatttttttcagtgtacttttGACTTTTGTGCTTTTTGGAGGGTATGTGGAACAACATAATTGCAATGCATACCATGCTTGAACTTAGAAATATGTCCTCATTTCTGAAATGGCCACACCTGTTGTACATTATGCTTTAGTGGTAACGTATATAAGCCTGTTCAGGCTCCATGCTATTTGTCTTTTGCTTGATATGACTGCACCATTGAgtcttttcttgttttatggATAATTGCATCTGCGTGTTTTACATATGCATATTTTTCTCCCTTTCACCTGGATTGTGTTTCTGCTCAATGTACTCTGTTTGCTCTGTATTGATGTTATTGGAATAAGACTTGGCTCACAATGTCTACAGCTGTTTTAGTAAAACATAAATCTTTATAGCCGAGTGAGGCGAAATATGCATAATGAAAACTGCAGACTTTTTAAAGGACCTAGTTTATGCAGCCTTTATAGCAACCCTTCTCATACTAAATATTTAACAGTTTCCAACACAATCACCACTATTACGGTTGCACTGGACAATGGAAAACTGTAACTAGTTTAAACTACTTCAATTTTAAAGCAATCCTAGGCAAGTTTATACTATTTAGTAAGTTCACCAGCCAACTATTCACCATTAGCTAAGataagcttaaaggaatagtctacccttttgccatattaaactatgttcttacctcaacttagacgaattaatacatatctattttttttcaatgcgtgcactgtacagcgcgtcgtgaatgtgttagcatttagcctagacccattcattcctatgataccaaacagggaagccaccgaacacttccgtgttttccctatttaaagactgttacatgaggagttataccagtaagtatggtgccagaaaataaaactttttttttgtaccataggaatgaatggggctaggctaaatactaacacattcacaatgcgctgtacagtgcacgcattgaaaaacaataggtatgtattaattcgtctaggttgaggtaataacatagtttaatatggcaaaagggtagactattcctttaatgctaTCCTTCAGTAAAAGTAACTTGTTACATTATGCTAAATTTAAGTGATGTTAATTTTGAATGATTGTGAGACGAGGGAACATGTGTTACTTGTGAAGGGAAGGACGGAGATATCCAATCGAAACAAATAAACTGTAATTATAAACAATCAAGAAACAGGAATACAGGAATTGCAAACACATACATGACATAAGACTAATAACATGACAATAATGGCAGAAAGGAGCTGATGAGGGTAATTGTATAATTATTGTATAAAGCAGTGGGAAACTggattatatttaaattataacTACAAATTGGAGTTGTGCCAGTTTAAGAATCCAGGGGCTGATCATAATTTGAATAAAGCAGTATGATGTATGTTATAGTTGTGTTTCTACTGACACAAGCACAAAGTTGCAGGCTGAGGTGTCTCCGAGTGAATAGGTGTGACTGAACATCTGTTTCTGTCTTGACATGTccactgaaaaatatttaacttgaCCATAGTATCGTTTCCATAGTTACTGAGTGATGCAAAACAATATACTGTGCATCCTTGTTTGGATTTTGTTGTGACAGTTGTTAAAAGTACCAATGCTAAAATACAAAATTGTCTAAAGTGTccattttgcgcccatgggcgttctggtgtgcaaacgaggtgtgttcaggcgtaTTGTTGGggcattgctattttgaggcaactactacgccattgaccaactaaaacctggtctaaagtctaaagtcaatggcgcaatattgtttttgttatttattgagcggattagtaatatgtgccttcagtataaatggatggatatcacacacatggatgcacaGCACCACAcagatgcttttaaatatgaaaaattaaaggattaaaatgtaaaatattattattgagtctcttggacataaatgaggaccaattatgagacgttagtaggcgtaaagagctgcttcaactgtagtaagtaaataaatgttgtgctttaagaaaatgcaaatattgcatttattaaaacattttttttataaattctgCCATCTAAGTAGGAAATCGGCATCATgtcagcgcaactggcttttaaaggggatgagagctgagactctgaCTGGTTTTTTGCACgctatgcccaaaacacacccattactcattatgagaatagaaacaacccttttagaccaAACACTTggagcacaaaccattttttccgtctttaaattagcaaaagtggaatcggaaACACCCATTTAGACAGTGCGCCATGCGCTTTATGCGCTTAGATTTGTTAAAATAGGGGCCTAAAGGGTGTGTCCAAATTCACTCTTACTAATTTAACGACGAGAAAATGATTTGTTCGCCtagcgcacagtctaaaagggttgttcctattctcctaatgagtaatttgtgtgttttgggtgtaacatgcaataaaccaattaGAGCATCATCTCTTATTTCCTTTAAAGCCAGTTGTGCTCGCGCCATGCCaattccctatttagatggcggatttgtaaactgaaaaactaagccgAGGAAGAACACCACCAGTTTAaaattgatgttaaaaaatttgtcgtttttatttgtattgaaattgttattttttgtattaaaacttttgtttctttttaaaagtcgttttctttcagtcatggaagtaaaataaGCAGGCTttaaattgctgtaaatgtatgaaTAACTTACATCAGGGTTCCCCaaagggccggagcactgcagagtttagctccaaccctgatcaaacacacctgagcaagctaatcaaggtcttcatgatcactagaaaatcacaggtgggtaagtttaattagggttggacctaaactctgtagtgctccagcactccagggtaagatttgggaaACCCTTGCCAACATGAACATtgtaatctcaaagaataatttacaaatatgcaggAAAAGATTTGCACtctaaaaaactttatttgttagcctgacgttgtcatactcaattctagtcagaatttgagtctgataccgctccattgagctaaaattatgaggcgtgtctcaaccgaaaaatgcctctgcactcaattggatagacatacgaccaatcagagcaacggagtgtgtgacttaTGTTGAAATGGTgtctttagcagcctgaccgaactgctagtaatttcactacaatgatactaacatcattgtaattatactaagtctgagttagcgaaggtacatcaacacctactatgtttacaacatttaatttatatcacaacattaagtatttactaagtcatacagtaagactatctcttaccatttgtacgttaggtgaacttcatccacgacgatagctacccattacgttggcttgaaaaatattgcatgtccctccacttattcagcagtcacgattccaggcttccgaaaagaagctggcaacgaccgctaattatatccatctcgtcgtgcacgccgagttgcatcgccatgatacccatttcagttgcttctttaactttgtcctccataggaaggacggcgaaaacataaacaaatgccttgatcgtgTTTCTCTGTtactctttttaaatcaatgctctgtcgatatcttttagaacagactcaatgtcagaatccacacatctgaattcaccagtggcagccatttcattgtaaacagattgaacacacgcgctctttggtgatgtggttgatacgttactgttgatcatctgtccatcatcgtaaaaagcccgccctcacaatttgattcgtcggccggttttggtattcgcatagtagctcctaaacggtgaatccccagaccgatcttccccgtTTTTCAAATAGtgttgggcggggctaagatcggctggcacccaggctatttatttgtaacaaacaggagatacagaatttacaaacgtgtggagagccGAAACTTTGCAAAACTCGGACAGCGTcgtgagtgttttgaaaagcattactttaaaacggttttcatctcaccatatccacagataCAAAGttatcatatacaataaatatgtggtgtagcatttaaaaaaaataaaatgcaccactaactttagactttagagcaggttttagttggttaatggcatagtctattttGGTTGCCtcaaatagcaacgcgccaataatgcgcctgaacacatcTTGTTTCAGACCAGAACccatgtgtgcaaaaatgtgcgcgaatgtatttgctatttaaacaaagttgcgctaaacgtgaaaatgacaaCTGCAAAgggctgaaactagcaaaaaacacttgcatCGCAatttgcgctgcattgcgctgggtgtatAAGGCCCCTATGCTGACCATTGTAATATCAGTGTCAGATTTAAagatacacacttttatttttaaaaatcattcagtggtgtttattttaaggTACTTGTGGGgaagattttttattattaatttatgtttataaaattataaacacTAAGATATTCCTGTTCAAATCTGTACAGACTTCGGGCCAGAAGAATTATGATCCAAATGTAGTGCGTAAATGTCTTGAAACAATTAAATGACAGCAGGATTCAGTTTAttctaaaattatatataatcttaataccagaaatatctaaaaaaaaaaaaaagaaatgcaatGCGTCCATCTATGTAGTGTGAATTATAGCacaacatacaaaaacacaattcaTGCTTGGAAACGTGCTTGTAACAAATAGTATACACACACTGAAGCAATACGCTACTTGCACTACTACTTCCGCGTTCTTCTCAATAAGGCTCAGTCAGTTCCGGTTTAGCAATGGCTACGTTCTACACCCGCTGTCTCCAGGATCTCCCTAAGATTAACGTTACCGATGTGCATCGCATTTGCAAAAAATCCACCACAGCTCCATCCAGCAAGCTGGAGAAAGGCTTTAAATTATACGCAGCCTCGTATATACACGATTACGAAGGTAAGCAACTTTGAATGTCTATTATTTGCCAATGCTAACTGTTAGCTAACTATTaacaaacaaatgtttttgttgttttcatggtgtgtgtttgtgttattgTTATCAGTATCAAATAAAGACAGGCTGACAGGGGAAGTCAGCGTTAGAGCTTTGTGTTACAGGTCAATGAGGAAGAATGAGGCACCACACAATTTAATAGTAACGTAATGCTAGAGACATAGGGTTTACCGTTCTCCAAACCCAGTTCAGGTGTTCAAATGTTCATGTGCGTTCAAATGTGTTCAAATGTTCATGAGCGTTCAAATGTGTTCAAATGTTCATGTGTGTTCAAATGTTAATGTGTTCACGTTTTTTAAGTATTCAACAACAAGGAGGTTTTGCAGAAGAATCATAATATTGTCTGTATATTATGTATGGTTCCAAGATTAAGTATTACATAAACCCAGATTAAGTAGCCATAGAGTAATCTGCTCCTGCAAAGCCACCTCGTTATTGTTCTACTAAAATTAACATGCTACTAACTTGGACTTTATGGGTAATAAATGCAaattaataattatatatgtatttataggTTGGACTCAGGGATGCCTCACCTGTGGTGCTCACACAAAGCAAGTGTTCATGTGTGGCAGGCACTGCTTTGTGCAATCACACTGTTGCCTTACTCTTTCAAAGTGCTCATTATTCACAGCTTAATTTACATGTTGTACCCCCTGTGCTTAGCTGCACTGAAAGAGAACAATCCTGGCATAAACCACGAACACTGGTAATTTTAAAATCCGAGCCTTATTTATAAGACTGTATATTCACAGTATGTGACATTATGAAATTTAGACTAAAGTTTCAATGAATTTCTGAGatcaggagcatcaaagttaAATTTCACCCATTTAATTAATTCACCataatttcaatatttgacattcttattcagtaaatattacagatatcaaggttatattttcacagaatatgGTTAACATTATGTAGGGTATTTTATATAGAACCTGTTTTTTACGTGCATTCTATGTTTTTAGTTTCAGCTTTTTATTCTCTCTAATACTTACATTTGTCTGTCAGGGTGTGAAACCAGGCCCCATCAATGCCATGGTCATCACAAAACCTGTAGCAAATCGTACTGCACAAGGTGGAGTGAGGTAAGTTCAGcaaccatttttttttagttagtaCAAGGATGCTTAGGACAAAGATAATTTGATTAACAGCACTAAGTCTTGCAATTAAATGCTGCAAAGATTTattatgcattaaaaaaatacagagtATAAAAAGTAGACACAGTAATTAGAACAataacaaatgtaaagttaGCAACAACAATTTTTAAGCTAAATATTTCCCTACAGAAGTGGACTCTACAGAGGGATGGTGGGCCTTTTACCTGATCCATGTATGTTTAGAGTTGAGGAGGCATATGCAGAATACAACCAGGAGGACAAGCCACTGGTTACCACCATGAACATGTCACCTGACAAGCCACTTGTAGAGAGTGCATTTGGGTTGGTCCAGGAAGGAAGCATATTGTCCAACCAGCAGCCTGTTTTAACATCACGGTACATCACACTACATGATGCCCCATCAACTCCGCCTTTGCCTCTTGAAGGACATTACCTTGCTCCATCTGACTGCATGTTTGTTTGCACTGAGGAGGAGCTCTTACATCTTCAAAGTCTAAACACACAGTTAGATATGGCTCAGAAAATTGAAGAGGCTACACGTGAGCAAAGCTCTTGTCCCGACTGGCATCAGCTTCGCAGATCAAGAGTAACGGCTTCCAGGTTTCGGGAGATATGTCACGTGAGGGGTCTGAGCTCTGCAGAGTCCCTCGCAGAGCGAATCATCAGAGGAACCCGACAGACGGCAGAGATGAGAAGAGGTGCTGAAATGGAGTCTGAGGTAACAGTGGAATACAGCAAACTGAAAAATGTTAACTACTCACCCTGTGGTTTAATCATCCATCCAGACGCTCCTTGGCTTGGTGCATCCCCTGATGGTGTAATTTTTGATCCCACTGAGTGTCCTCAATTTGGACTTGTTGAAATTAAATGCCCCAatgtcaaaaacatttttgactGCAAATATTTGCAAATGGACAATGGGTTTCTCACCCTAAAAAAGAGCCATGCATACTACTACCAAGTGCAGGGACAGCTACTGGTCTCAGGAATGCAGTGGTGTGATTTCATGGTGTGGGCCCAGGATGATTATTTTGTCCAGCGTATCTACAGTGACACTTCAGTGCACAAAGTTATTAGAGAGAAGGTggattatttttacttttacacaTACATGCCTAAATATTTGTCAATGAAAAAGTAACTGATATTTTAAAGTCATCAGAGAAATTACATAACTGTGTAAAATAGCACTCAGAcgtattttaataaatgtttattgtttgtaCGGTGTCTGTTTCTGTTTCTTGTGTTCAAATCCATTTTCTTGTTTGTACGGTGTCAGTTTTGTTCAGAGGGTTTCATTGGTCTTGCTTGTCATGGACTTTTTTTTGGTAAACGTGTTCGGAGTtaacattgacatttttaatgTAAGAGTTAAAGCAGTGATACTCAAATCTGGCTCGTGAGATCCACTTTCCTGAAGAGTTTAGCACTTACCCATATCAAATACACCTGACTGTTTTTTTCTAATGACCCTGAAGACATTAATTAACATGCTCAGGTGTATTTGATTAGGGTTTgtgctaaactctgcaggaaagtGGATCTCAGGAGCCAGATTTGAGTATCACTGAGATACAATCATACATGTGAAATATAGCATACCAGTACTCAAAGTCATCTAAGAGATCTCATTTGATCCATGTCTTTACTAATGCCTTGTTTTGATAATTTGACAACAGACATGCAACTGTAAAAAGTTGATTAATGTTAACACTGTGGGAAAGTGTGATGACACCAtcaaaaagtttgttttgtttgatcCTCCTGATGACTCGTTCCACGTGCACACGCAGTCTCGCTATTGCCTGTGTTTCTTTCACCTGATGTGCTGGCATCTGCTTTAACCTGGAGAGAAATGGTGGACAGTAAACTTTACAATGGACACAGTCACTAATCAGGAAGCCTTTATCAACCATAACTGCCATGTCT of Misgurnus anguillicaudatus chromosome 2, ASM2758022v2, whole genome shotgun sequence contains these proteins:
- the LOC129440816 gene encoding uncharacterized protein isoform X1, which encodes MCIAFAKNPPQLHPASWRKALNYTQPRIYTITKVGLRDASPVVLTQSKCSCVAGTALCNHTVALLFQSAHYSQLNLHVVPPVLSCTEREQSWHKPRTLGVKPGPINAMVITKPVANRTAQGGVRSGLYRGMVGLLPDPCMFRVEEAYAEYNQEDKPLVTTMNMSPDKPLVESAFGLVQEGSILSNQQPVLTSRYITLHDAPSTPPLPLEGHYLAPSDCMFVCTEEELLHLQSLNTQLDMAQKIEEATREQSSCPDWHQLRRSRVTASRFREICHVRGLSSAESLAERIIRGTRQTAEMRRGAEMESEVTVEYSKLKNVNYSPCGLIIHPDAPWLGASPDGVIFDPTECPQFGLVEIKCPNVKNIFDCKYLQMDNGFLTLKKSHAYYYQVQGQLLVSGMQWCDFMVWAQDDYFVQRIYSDTSVHKVIREKVDYFYFYTYMPKYLSMKK
- the LOC129440816 gene encoding uncharacterized protein isoform X2 — encoded protein: MCIAFAKNPPQLHPASWRKALNYTQPRIYTITKGVKPGPINAMVITKPVANRTAQGGVRSGLYRGMVGLLPDPCMFRVEEAYAEYNQEDKPLVTTMNMSPDKPLVESAFGLVQEGSILSNQQPVLTSRYITLHDAPSTPPLPLEGHYLAPSDCMFVCTEEELLHLQSLNTQLDMAQKIEEATREQSSCPDWHQLRRSRVTASRFREICHVRGLSSAESLAERIIRGTRQTAEMRRGAEMESEVTVEYSKLKNVNYSPCGLIIHPDAPWLGASPDGVIFDPTECPQFGLVEIKCPNVKNIFDCKYLQMDNGFLTLKKSHAYYYQVQGQLLVSGMQWCDFMVWAQDDYFVQRIYSDTSVHKVIREKVDYFYFYTYMPKYLSMKK